The following are from one region of the Treponema denticola genome:
- the ffh gene encoding signal recognition particle protein, protein MLENITEKFSGIIRSLSGKSKITEKNIEDTIEEIKTALLDADVNLRVVRRFINATAEEAKGERVLKSVDPGQQFTKIVYDKMTSFLGDEKKALDLRGPDTQSVILFLGLQGSGKTTSAAKLALKLKNEGRKPLLVACDLVRPAAVEQLSVLGGNISVPVYKEETKDAVKVAKNALAFAKKNFYDTVIVDTAGRLQIDEDMMKEIVNIKSAVKPMETILVADSMTGQSAVDVAKEFDEQVGLSGLILTKFDSDTRGGAALSLKTITGKPIFYIGTGEKLEDLEPFYPDRIASRILGMGDIVSLVEKAQALYDEEEAEKLQKKMQSESFSLADMLMQLEQAEKMGPLESMLDMIPGLSGQIDKDKLDLSLLKRQKAIIQSMTLKERDNFRIIGPPRRKRIAKGSGTSVGDVNKLLKQFEKTRQMMRKVSKNKGLQAKMMSGGLFG, encoded by the coding sequence ATGCTCGAAAATATTACCGAAAAATTCAGCGGGATAATACGCTCTTTGAGCGGTAAGTCCAAAATTACCGAAAAAAATATTGAAGATACAATCGAAGAAATAAAAACGGCCCTTTTGGATGCCGACGTAAACTTGCGTGTTGTACGCCGTTTTATAAATGCTACGGCAGAAGAAGCCAAGGGAGAAAGAGTTTTAAAATCCGTCGATCCCGGGCAGCAGTTTACAAAGATTGTATACGATAAGATGACCTCCTTTTTAGGGGACGAAAAAAAAGCCCTCGATCTAAGGGGGCCTGACACCCAATCTGTAATCCTCTTTTTAGGTCTCCAAGGCTCGGGAAAGACTACCAGTGCCGCAAAGTTAGCCTTAAAGCTTAAAAACGAAGGAAGAAAGCCCTTGCTGGTTGCCTGCGACCTTGTCCGCCCTGCCGCCGTAGAGCAGCTTTCCGTTTTAGGCGGAAACATCAGCGTGCCCGTTTACAAAGAAGAAACGAAAGATGCGGTAAAAGTAGCTAAAAATGCTTTGGCCTTTGCAAAAAAGAACTTTTATGACACGGTAATAGTCGATACGGCGGGACGTCTCCAAATCGATGAAGACATGATGAAGGAAATCGTCAATATTAAATCTGCCGTAAAACCTATGGAAACCATTCTTGTTGCAGATTCAATGACGGGTCAAAGTGCCGTTGATGTTGCAAAGGAATTTGACGAGCAGGTAGGGCTTTCAGGCTTAATCCTTACAAAATTCGATTCCGACACCAGAGGCGGTGCGGCCCTTTCCTTAAAGACCATAACCGGTAAGCCTATTTTTTATATAGGAACAGGCGAAAAGCTCGAAGACCTTGAGCCCTTTTATCCCGACCGCATTGCAAGCCGTATCTTGGGCATGGGAGATATTGTTTCTCTTGTAGAAAAGGCCCAAGCTCTTTATGATGAAGAAGAGGCGGAAAAGCTTCAAAAAAAGATGCAAAGCGAAAGTTTCAGCCTTGCCGATATGCTCATGCAGTTGGAGCAGGCCGAAAAGATGGGGCCCTTAGAGTCAATGCTCGATATGATTCCCGGGCTTTCAGGTCAAATAGATAAGGATAAGCTTGACCTCTCGCTTTTAAAACGCCAAAAAGCCATAATCCAGTCGATGACCTTAAAGGAAAGAGATAATTTCCGCATTATCGGACCGCCCCGCCGTAAACGCATCGCAAAGGGCTCAGGAACCTCTGTAGGCGATGTAAATAAGCTTTTAAAGCAATTTGAAAAGACCCGTCAAATGATGAGGAAGGTGTCAAAAAACAAGGGGCTGCAAGCTAAAATGATGTCCGGCGGACTCTTCGGATAA
- a CDS encoding NAD(P)H-dependent glycerol-3-phosphate dehydrogenase produces MNDKIAIIGAGSWGTAVACSLGKNGHRVVLWSHTAGVADSINNEHINVKYLPKHKLPKTVSASTDMEEVCKDSSFIFLASPSLYLTSAVEELLKFAPFSHDDGKMPYPTMAVLTKGFIPDENGEPQFIIDVLEKMLPDFYKNHLVYVAGPSHGEEVAEGKLTGLIAASQNPMCSIRCREILKSRSLLVYSSLDIIGVQVCAAAKNVIAVAFGVLDALTVTSDIFGDNTESLLLAAGLNEIQAIGRAMGATHPETFTSISGVGDLDVTCRSKYGRNRRFGNEIITKKILLSFENLDDLIKNIDKIGYLPEGVVACKYLNILAEKRNLKLPICSGLYKILNKELKPLDLIENLLQGDTK; encoded by the coding sequence GTGAACGATAAGATTGCCATTATCGGAGCAGGCTCTTGGGGAACGGCCGTGGCCTGTTCTCTAGGAAAAAACGGACACAGGGTTGTGCTTTGGAGCCATACTGCAGGCGTTGCCGATTCGATAAATAATGAACATATAAATGTAAAATATTTACCTAAGCATAAATTGCCTAAAACCGTCTCCGCTTCTACGGATATGGAAGAGGTGTGTAAGGATTCTTCTTTTATATTTTTAGCAAGCCCTTCGCTCTATTTAACCTCAGCAGTTGAAGAACTTCTTAAATTTGCTCCTTTTAGCCATGATGACGGCAAAATGCCTTATCCTACAATGGCGGTGCTGACAAAGGGTTTTATTCCCGATGAAAACGGAGAGCCTCAGTTTATAATAGACGTTTTGGAAAAAATGCTGCCCGATTTTTATAAAAATCACTTGGTTTATGTAGCAGGGCCCAGCCACGGGGAGGAGGTGGCCGAAGGTAAGCTGACCGGTCTTATAGCTGCATCTCAAAATCCCATGTGTTCTATCCGCTGTAGAGAAATTTTAAAATCGAGGAGTTTGCTTGTTTATTCCAGCTTGGATATAATCGGAGTGCAGGTTTGTGCGGCCGCAAAAAACGTTATAGCCGTCGCTTTCGGTGTCTTGGATGCTTTAACCGTAACCTCCGATATTTTCGGCGACAATACCGAATCCCTCCTTTTGGCTGCCGGCTTAAACGAGATTCAGGCTATAGGCAGGGCTATGGGAGCGACTCATCCCGAAACCTTTACATCGATTTCCGGAGTAGGCGACCTTGACGTAACCTGCCGAAGTAAGTACGGAAGAAACCGCCGCTTCGGTAACGAGATTATCACAAAAAAGATTCTCCTTTCTTTTGAAAATTTGGATGATCTTATTAAAAATATCGATAAGATAGGCTACTTGCCGGAAGGCGTTGTAGCCTGTAAATACCTGAACATTCTTGCAGAAAAGCGTAATTTAAAGCTGCCTATCTGTTCCGGTCTTTATAAAATCTTAAATAAGGAATTAAAACCTCTTGACTTGATAGAAAACTTATTACAGGGAGATACAAAGTAA
- a CDS encoding ABC transporter substrate-binding protein has translation MRNKLNSMAVFFAVMLLFSLISSCKKNEINEISSDDVSLAEVLVRSKIIVGVNAYNPPICFYNNKDEIIGFDIDVFEEIADIMNIEAEFRPIVPTEVNELINTGAIDCIASGFSYSDERNKNYELSQAYLRNAVVILTLRSRNIKTMEDLKGKKIGGQKGSLGPELIKNNPDIMSQIHSLNDSYDNIPQILEDLKIFGVDACVGDISAIIEYLSKEPNVYSLVEQAIALDYYVYAFKKGNKALKAEIERVLYILEKKGVLEKISRKWFGKDLLIFGK, from the coding sequence ATGCGTAATAAATTAAACTCAATGGCTGTTTTTTTTGCGGTAATGTTGCTGTTCAGCTTGATATCCTCATGCAAAAAGAATGAAATCAATGAAATATCTTCGGATGATGTTTCATTGGCCGAGGTTCTTGTAAGATCTAAAATCATTGTAGGGGTAAATGCATATAATCCGCCCATATGTTTTTATAATAACAAAGATGAAATAATAGGCTTTGATATCGATGTCTTCGAAGAAATAGCAGATATAATGAATATTGAGGCGGAATTCCGCCCCATAGTTCCCACAGAAGTAAACGAGCTGATAAATACGGGCGCCATAGACTGTATTGCATCAGGATTCTCTTATTCGGATGAGAGAAACAAAAACTATGAACTTTCACAAGCTTATTTACGCAATGCCGTAGTTATTTTAACTCTGAGATCAAGGAATATTAAAACTATGGAAGACCTAAAGGGTAAGAAGATAGGGGGACAAAAAGGAAGTTTAGGGCCGGAATTGATTAAAAATAATCCCGATATTATGAGTCAAATCCATTCACTAAATGACTCATATGATAATATTCCTCAAATTTTGGAAGACTTAAAAATATTTGGAGTAGATGCCTGTGTCGGAGATATTTCGGCAATAATAGAATACTTGAGTAAGGAGCCGAATGTGTACAGCCTTGTTGAACAGGCTATAGCCTTAGACTACTATGTATATGCATTTAAAAAAGGAAATAAGGCTTTAAAAGCGGAAATCGAAAGAGTTTTATACATCTTAGAAAAAAAAGGCGTTCTTGAAAAGATTTCAAGGAAATGGTTCGGTAAAGATTTACTGATTTTTGGAAAGTAA
- a CDS encoding substrate-binding periplasmic protein has translation MKKNYNHIFKLSFIFLFTVLAMASCKPRAVRIQKKENDISLAKIFVKKEFVIGIKDDHPPFSFLNLFTTKMEGYDIEVAQELCNRMKIKPIFKVIKWSERDKLLNSGEIDCIWSAFSYSKRRDKAYSLTSPYIKSAIVLIVKDKSPYYSIKDIREKKMGITSSSFIHESLKKAESTHGIFTNTVIFQSAQEAINALEKGEVECVVYDLLSINSLIQTRKGSYRVLDEAIAYEEYVIAFRKKDLALKNAVESTLEEMAKTDFLEKTSKKWFGANVSIIGR, from the coding sequence ATGAAAAAAAATTACAATCATATTTTTAAACTTAGCTTTATCTTTTTATTTACGGTATTAGCTATGGCATCTTGTAAACCAAGGGCTGTCCGTATCCAAAAAAAAGAAAACGATATTTCTCTTGCAAAAATTTTTGTAAAAAAAGAATTTGTAATAGGTATAAAAGATGACCATCCTCCTTTTTCCTTTCTAAATCTTTTTACTACAAAAATGGAGGGCTATGACATTGAAGTCGCTCAAGAGCTGTGCAATCGAATGAAAATAAAGCCGATTTTTAAAGTCATTAAGTGGAGCGAAAGAGATAAACTGCTTAACAGCGGAGAAATTGACTGTATATGGAGTGCCTTTTCATACAGTAAAAGGCGTGATAAAGCTTATTCTCTTACCTCACCTTATATAAAGAGTGCCATAGTATTGATTGTAAAGGATAAGTCGCCTTACTATTCTATTAAAGACATAAGGGAAAAGAAAATGGGTATTACCTCCTCGTCATTTATACACGAAAGCCTTAAAAAAGCCGAATCTACTCACGGAATATTTACAAATACGGTTATATTTCAGAGTGCTCAAGAAGCCATAAACGCTCTTGAAAAAGGTGAAGTAGAGTGTGTAGTATACGATCTTCTTTCAATTAACAGCTTAATACAAACAAGAAAAGGCTCTTACCGAGTGCTGGATGAAGCTATAGCTTATGAAGAATATGTTATAGCCTTTCGAAAAAAAGACCTTGCCCTGAAGAACGCAGTAGAATCGACTTTAGAAGAGATGGCTAAAACCGATTTTTTAGAAAAAACGAGTAAAAAATGGTTCGGTGCAAATGTGTCCATTATAGGCCGTTAA
- the pbp4b gene encoding penicillin binding protein PBP4B produces MKKFLCILLAGLILSCRSAQISKIKADPADADIYKSEKNEDGFSGFQTDVSFPPEKDKYDPSILPNGFIPFKAYTGQGYIYFYTENVKNFFLYLNGKRIDTKKICKNKYTQIYIGDEVINGTNNLLITNIEAEKNDKGFSKTYTLSVKIPYPSIIEKTEKLNNVNYRAFQIIDDIMKAQTANGFPSVQLVVVKNGRMIKNSAYGYISTVDDFGEPLMQKNKKPITKETLFDLASNTKMYTVNFALQKLISEEKISIYDKVQDFFPDFKDKKKALFKGKSDITVEDLLKHQAGFPAGAQYYVNKKITQKKNTDKRQNKEIVLELICNTPLIYSPRTEVLYSDIDYMLLGLIIEKVTGLPLDKYTEENLYKPLNLASVCYEPLKKGFTKEDITATEIRAAKRTKDEKFKDIKYMPVHGTVHDPEAYNSMDQVSGHAGLFANAESIAVLAQVMLNGGGYGNIKLFDSSVLNLFTSQGNFFSQAGLGWRRQGLNNSYAWAFSQLASADTIGHTGWTGTLTLIDPKEDLIIIIFTSAKNTPALFGKNLRGKYEGDFYLAKNYGAITTLIYSAFKNYDNAMLDQMLIELAVGRNELINMIPEIYDNEGSRKDLTAIMESIKEQSKQSAILRKFLKSEKAMAILAEIQSRNSKKSLAKKQAEGTAK; encoded by the coding sequence ATGAAAAAGTTTTTGTGCATTTTGTTAGCAGGTTTAATATTGTCATGCCGCTCGGCTCAAATATCAAAGATAAAGGCCGATCCGGCAGACGCAGACATTTATAAATCGGAAAAAAACGAAGACGGCTTTTCAGGCTTTCAGACGGATGTAAGCTTTCCTCCGGAAAAAGACAAATATGATCCTTCAATTTTACCAAACGGTTTTATTCCTTTTAAGGCTTATACCGGACAGGGCTATATTTATTTTTATACCGAAAATGTAAAGAATTTTTTCTTATACTTAAACGGAAAAAGAATCGATACAAAAAAAATCTGTAAAAATAAATACACTCAAATTTATATCGGAGATGAGGTAATAAACGGCACCAATAACTTACTTATTACAAACATTGAAGCCGAAAAAAATGATAAGGGCTTTTCGAAAACCTATACCTTATCGGTAAAAATCCCCTACCCTTCCATTATCGAAAAAACGGAAAAATTAAATAACGTAAATTATAGAGCCTTTCAAATAATAGATGACATTATGAAGGCGCAAACAGCAAACGGTTTTCCATCGGTTCAGCTTGTAGTGGTAAAGAACGGAAGGATGATAAAAAACTCGGCCTACGGCTATATCAGCACCGTGGATGATTTTGGAGAACCTCTGATGCAAAAAAACAAAAAGCCTATCACAAAAGAAACTCTTTTTGATCTAGCCAGCAATACCAAAATGTATACGGTAAATTTCGCCTTACAAAAACTTATATCCGAAGAAAAGATTTCAATCTATGATAAGGTACAAGATTTTTTTCCTGATTTTAAGGACAAAAAAAAAGCTCTTTTTAAGGGAAAGAGCGACATTACGGTTGAGGACTTATTAAAGCATCAGGCGGGTTTCCCGGCAGGGGCACAATATTATGTGAACAAAAAAATAACACAAAAAAAGAATACCGATAAAAGACAAAACAAGGAGATTGTTTTGGAGCTGATTTGCAACACTCCCTTAATATATTCTCCGCGTACTGAGGTCTTATATTCCGATATAGATTATATGCTCTTAGGTTTGATTATAGAAAAAGTAACAGGCCTTCCCTTGGATAAGTATACGGAAGAAAACCTTTATAAGCCCTTAAATCTAGCTTCGGTTTGCTATGAACCCCTAAAAAAGGGATTTACAAAAGAGGATATTACCGCAACCGAAATACGGGCGGCCAAAAGAACAAAGGACGAAAAATTCAAAGATATAAAATACATGCCGGTTCACGGGACGGTACATGACCCTGAGGCCTACAATTCAATGGATCAGGTAAGCGGTCATGCGGGGCTTTTTGCAAATGCCGAAAGTATAGCAGTCCTGGCTCAGGTAATGCTGAACGGCGGAGGATATGGAAATATCAAATTATTCGATTCAAGCGTTTTAAATTTATTTACCAGTCAGGGGAATTTTTTTTCGCAGGCAGGTTTAGGATGGAGGAGGCAGGGGCTTAATAACAGCTACGCTTGGGCTTTCTCGCAGCTTGCGAGTGCGGACACAATAGGACACACAGGCTGGACCGGGACATTAACTCTAATCGATCCTAAAGAAGATTTAATAATCATAATTTTTACAAGTGCAAAAAACACCCCAGCCCTTTTTGGAAAAAACTTGCGCGGAAAATATGAAGGCGATTTTTATCTTGCAAAAAACTATGGAGCCATTACCACCCTTATTTATTCTGCATTTAAAAACTATGATAATGCTATGCTGGATCAAATGCTTATAGAACTTGCAGTAGGCAGAAACGAACTTATAAATATGATTCCTGAAATTTATGATAATGAAGGTTCCCGCAAGGACTTGACAGCCATAATGGAAAGCATAAAAGAACAATCAAAGCAATCTGCAATATTGAGGAAGTTTTTAAAAAGTGAAAAAGCTATGGCAATACTTGCGGAAATTCAATCAAGGAACTCAAAGAAAAGCTTGGCAAAAAAACAAGCTGAAGGAACGGCAAAATGA
- a CDS encoding exo-beta-N-acetylmuramidase NamZ family protein yields MKKKLFLFCFCSLAILSFANGKPDESDFKTGIERVDEFFNLFKGKRIGLITNQTGMDSSGRSSIEILYEKTNLSSLFSPEHGIRGNAREGAGISNMVDKKTGLAVYSLYGKTKRPTKEMLQEIDVLCFDIQDVGARFYTYIYTMAYAMEACARDGKTFVVFDRPNPINGINVEGNILEEEFKSFTGYFPIVQRHGMTVGELALMFNKEFKIGCNLKIVPMQGWKREDYFEDLNLMWVPPSPNIPTADTALVYSGFCIFEGVNISVGRGTTMPFKYIGAPYIDAEALAEALNALKLEGVFFKPAYFTPAISVYKEELCEGVQIIVRDKKRFLPVTAAIAMMYTIREMYPDSFKINNYPAELCGLNLLTGTNKLSSMSLSLDDYFKFIEKDEKKFLKMREKYLMY; encoded by the coding sequence ATGAAGAAAAAGCTTTTTTTATTTTGCTTTTGTAGTCTTGCAATCCTTAGCTTTGCCAATGGAAAGCCGGACGAGTCTGATTTTAAGACAGGCATCGAACGCGTAGACGAATTTTTTAATCTGTTTAAAGGGAAAAGAATAGGATTGATTACAAATCAAACAGGAATGGACTCTTCAGGAAGATCAAGCATCGAAATCTTATACGAAAAGACTAATCTTTCAAGCCTCTTTTCTCCGGAACACGGAATAAGGGGAAATGCAAGGGAGGGAGCCGGTATTTCAAACATGGTAGATAAAAAAACCGGCCTTGCCGTTTACAGCCTTTACGGAAAAACAAAGCGGCCCACAAAAGAGATGTTGCAAGAAATAGATGTTTTATGCTTCGATATTCAGGATGTAGGGGCAAGGTTTTACACATATATTTACACAATGGCCTATGCCATGGAAGCATGTGCCCGTGACGGAAAAACATTTGTTGTGTTTGACAGGCCCAATCCTATAAACGGCATAAATGTTGAAGGGAATATTCTGGAAGAGGAGTTTAAATCCTTTACGGGCTATTTTCCGATTGTCCAAAGGCACGGAATGACAGTGGGAGAATTAGCCTTAATGTTCAATAAAGAATTTAAGATAGGCTGTAATTTAAAAATAGTCCCCATGCAGGGCTGGAAGCGTGAAGACTATTTTGAAGACCTTAATTTAATGTGGGTGCCGCCTTCGCCGAATATTCCTACGGCCGATACGGCCTTAGTTTATTCGGGCTTTTGTATCTTTGAAGGGGTAAATATTTCGGTAGGAAGAGGAACAACCATGCCCTTTAAATACATAGGAGCCCCCTATATAGATGCCGAGGCTCTAGCAGAAGCTCTAAATGCCCTCAAACTTGAGGGAGTCTTTTTTAAGCCCGCCTATTTTACACCGGCCATTTCGGTTTATAAGGAGGAGCTATGCGAAGGGGTTCAAATTATCGTAAGGGATAAAAAGAGATTCTTGCCCGTAACAGCTGCAATCGCGATGATGTACACAATAAGGGAAATGTATCCCGATAGTTTTAAGATAAATAACTACCCTGCCGAACTCTGCGGCCTCAATTTATTAACCGGAACAAACAAGCTAAGCTCGATGAGCCTTTCCTTAGATGACTACTTTAAATTTATCGAAAAAGATGAAAAGAAGTTTTTAAAGATGAGGGAAAAGTATTTGATGTATTGA
- a CDS encoding glycosyltransferase family 2 protein, which produces MSFISRAARFGRAARQKPPVSLCVPVYGTEGLIGRFFESVLQQTDSPPVETIVVNDGSPGTKELRSIVKTYTKRFKAQGVPLVFLEHSKNLGTLEARRTAVNAASGEYFAFADPDDELPPDALRILYDAAVTSGADIVHGKAAVCGMEGEPDARVAAFAQRAQNVYDGVLTGNEILRTYIVEHSYSSFVWGKLFKTDLVQKAYGDIPFTYCTMAEDMLLYFFITLYADKYIGIPDIVYNYRINTGLTSRRQITDLAAWQKVCSASSVFTILFSYLDDHPAIGSDIREAVRDLGRAHYADNLKQLEICVVPSLQEEARAMLEEWWGMHNL; this is translated from the coding sequence ATGAGTTTTATTTCTCGAGCCGCACGCTTCGGGCGAGCGGCTCGGCAGAAGCCGCCGGTCAGCCTTTGCGTTCCCGTGTATGGGACGGAGGGGCTGATCGGGCGGTTTTTTGAAAGCGTGCTGCAGCAGACGGATTCTCCGCCTGTTGAAACGATCGTCGTCAACGACGGAAGCCCCGGTACAAAAGAACTGCGGAGTATTGTTAAAACATATACAAAGCGGTTTAAAGCGCAGGGGGTGCCGCTCGTGTTTTTGGAACACAGTAAAAACCTCGGTACGCTCGAAGCGCGCCGGACAGCGGTAAATGCGGCATCGGGCGAATACTTCGCCTTTGCCGACCCCGACGATGAGCTGCCGCCTGACGCTCTCCGCATTTTGTACGATGCAGCCGTTACGTCGGGTGCCGATATTGTACACGGGAAGGCTGCGGTATGCGGTATGGAAGGAGAACCGGACGCGCGTGTTGCAGCCTTTGCCCAAAGGGCGCAGAATGTGTACGATGGTGTTTTAACCGGCAATGAAATCCTCCGTACATATATCGTTGAACACTCATACAGCAGTTTCGTATGGGGCAAGCTTTTTAAAACAGACCTTGTTCAAAAAGCGTACGGCGACATTCCGTTTACCTATTGTACAATGGCGGAAGATATGCTTCTCTATTTTTTTATAACCTTATATGCCGATAAATACATAGGCATACCCGATATCGTGTACAATTACCGCATCAATACAGGCCTTACTTCCCGCCGCCAAATCACCGATCTTGCCGCCTGGCAAAAAGTGTGTTCGGCTTCTTCGGTATTTACGATCCTTTTTTCCTACTTGGATGACCATCCCGCTATCGGCAGTGATATACGAGAAGCGGTACGGGATTTAGGCCGTGCTCACTATGCCGATAACCTCAAGCAGCTGGAAATCTGCGTAGTTCCTTCATTACAGGAAGAAGCTCGTGCGATGCTGGAAGAATGGTGGGGAATGCATAATTTATAA